In the genome of Drosophila yakuba strain Tai18E2 chromosome 3R, Prin_Dyak_Tai18E2_2.1, whole genome shotgun sequence, one region contains:
- the LOC26536067 gene encoding LOW QUALITY PROTEIN: uncharacterized protein LOC26536067 (The sequence of the model RefSeq protein was modified relative to this genomic sequence to represent the inferred CDS: deleted 2 bases in 1 codon) has product MLLTPKLPKNRRIPIKLLDWGLQGPIQSSTTIDWRLVLVLPFPFHFFAFLAQIFHAHIAILNALPAALQGAGT; this is encoded by the exons ATGCTATTAACTCCCAAG TTACCCAAAAACCGGAGAATTCCGATCAAATTGCTTGACTGGGGGCTTCAGGGTCCTATTCAGTCAAGTACAACAATCGATTGGAGACtagtcctcgtcctc ccttttcctttccatttttttgCCTTTCTCGCACAAATATTCCATGCACATATTGCAATATTGAATGCTCTGCCTGCGGCGCTACAAGGAGCAGGGACATGA
- the LOC26535177 gene encoding E3 ubiquitin-protein ligase TRIM68, translating to MYECCPVCLGRLRRQVKTPCKHTFCKNCLCKVYKQSPAKACPLCRAPLEYYISKRNSSVILVFF from the exons ATGTATGAGTGCTGCCCCGTGTGTCTGGGCAGACTTCGTCGCCAGGTGAAGACGCCGTGCAAGCACACATTCTGCAAGAACTGTCTCTGCAAGGTCTACAAACAGAGCCCCGCCAAAGCTTGTCCCCTCTGCCGGGCTCCCTTGGAGTACTACATC AGCAAGAGAAACAGCTCAGTGATACTTGTCTTCTTTTAA
- the LOC6537109 gene encoding uncharacterized protein LOC6537109, whose translation MDNSAVMPQAGGRLISPEELAMQALTKQLYKSRLFRGYYMERCFVEQVSGYRDVVVLQRSERELEKLLHSSAGQLQKFYQRFVPNMWVGITYGSFGSYQHKAEPGQLETCIWTEMNDLAFGEYWFSIKSLRFRDHEVQFKLKMVRPVDPEPMATPRRSLTLNRSSPIKAITVGEGSSSKTDEAAEQIQLGLNDFLAVFQQWGDGVKQTVYDFMANDVNKRNILGTIRFLGLLILSAVGGAALALRFLGVFAVRFLFELSRFTHTATPIVFKLIEFLNKIVGAFFILLTMIWKDIVTRGQPVPKQQHLQLGANSAFKSIQYERSEPNRRSPRW comes from the coding sequence ATGGATAACAGCGCGGTGATGCCACAGGCGGGCGGACGACTAATATCGCCCGAGGAACTGGCCATGCAGGCGCTCACCAAGCAGCTCTACAAGTCTCGTCTCTTCCGCGGCTATTATATGGAACGCTGCTTCGTGGAGCAGGTGTCCGGCTACCGGGACGTGGTGGTGCTGCAACGCAGCGAGCGAGAGCTGGAGAAGCTGCTGCATTCGAGCGCCGGCCAGCTGCAAAAGTTCTATCAACGCTTTGTGCCCAATATGTGGGTGGGTATCACCTACGGCAGTTTCGGAAGTTACCAGCACAAAGCAGAACCTGGTCAATTGGAGACCTGCATCTGGACGGAGATGAATGACCTGGCTTTTGGAGAGTATTGGTTCAGCATCAAGAGCCTGCGCTTCCGGGATCACGAAGTGCAGTTCAAACTGAAGATGGTGAGGCCCGTGGACCCAGAGCCGATGGCAACGCCGAGAAGGTCCCTGACACTGAACAGGAGTAGCCCTATCAAGGCTATCACTGTGGGCGAAGGGTCCTCCTCTAAGACGGACGAAGCGGCGGAGCAAATTCAGCTGGGCCTCAATGACTTTTTGGCTGTGTTCCAACAGTGGGGCGATGGAGTCAAACAGACCGTGTACGACTTTATGGCTAACGATGTCAACAAGAGGAACATCTTGGGCACCATTCGGTTTCTGGGCCTACTTATCTTATCTGCCGTGGGTGGAGCCGCACTAGCGCTAAGATTCCTAGGCGTATTCGCCGTGCGATTCTTGTTTGAGCTGAGTCGTTTCACACACACCGCCACTCCAATAGTGTTTAAGCTAATCGAGTTTCTGAACAAGATAGTGGGCGCTTTTTTCATCCTTTTGACTATGATTTGGAAGGACATTGTAACTCGTGGACAGCCAGTTCCGAAGCAGCAGCATCTCCAGCTGGGGGCAAATAGTGCCTTCAAAAGCATCCAGTACGAACGTTCCGAACCGAATCGACGTAGTCCCCGGTGGTGA